The Mercurialis annua linkage group LG2, ddMerAnnu1.2, whole genome shotgun sequence genome contains a region encoding:
- the LOC126670063 gene encoding lipid transfer protein EARLI 1-like: MALRVVAYGALLFSLNLLFFTLVNSTYTPDYTSQSTSESKDYTSEYTSKPSSATPKSREYAPDYTNNPSSTTFKKKDYTPDYTSKPSSTSKPIHYAPDYSQSSSETQKPIDYTPTYTSHPSSTPEPVEYAPDYTSNPSSATPKPMDSTPDYSSHPSSTTSEPMNYEPNYSSHSYAQPAKCPRDTLKLGICVNLLKSLLGVTVGTPPHTPCCSLIGDLVDLEAAVCLCTTIKSSLLGINLTLPVDLSLLLNYCGKQLPEGFQCA; this comes from the coding sequence aTGGCTTTAAGAGTTGTAGCTTATGGGGCACTCCTCTTCTCCCTCAATCTTCTCTTTTTCACTTTGGTTAACTCTACCTATACGCCTGACTACACTAGTCAGTCTACATCAGAATCAAAAGACTATACATCTGAGTACACTAGTAAACCATCATCAGCAACACCAAAGTCAAGAGAATATGCACCAGACTATACTAACAACCCATCATCAACAACTTTTAAGAAAAAAGACTATACGCCTGACTACACTAGCAAACCATCATCAACATCAAAGCCAATACACTATGCACCTGACTATAGCCAATCCTCATCAGAAACACAAAAGCCAATAGACTATACACCTACCTACACTAGCCATCCATCATCAACGCCCGAGCCAGTAGAATATGCACCTGATTATACAAGCAATCCATCATCAGCAACACCAAAGCCAATGGACTCTACGCCTGACTACTCAAGTCACCCATCATCAACAACGTCAGAGCCAATGAACTATGAACCCAACTATTCTAGCCACTCGTATGCCCAACCTGCTAAATGCCCAAGGGATACCCTTAAATTAGGTATATGTGTCAACTTATTGAAAAGTTTGTTGGGTGTTACAGTTGGTACTCCACCACATACTCCTTGTTGTAGTCTTATTGGTGATCTTGTTGATCTTGAAGCTGCTGTTTGCCTTTGCACAACTATTAAATCTAGTCTTTTGGGAATTAATTTGACACTTCCAGTTGACCTGAGCTTGTTGCTCAACTATTGTGGCAAACAGTTGCCGGAAGGATTTCAATGTGCCTAA
- the LOC126668278 gene encoding uncharacterized protein LOC126668278, with translation MASKSKKGSSTTDPIWNHCSRINDNRMNLKCNYCGLQRWGGINRMKHHLAGDHDNVAPCTQCPQEVKDLCIKILGDFEIQKSQHEKECFDVDERAHGDLNLGEKRKNVDAFITRGKGTKQQTLNAMVKKREPVIRSICRFLYGHALPFVLVKSPLFSSMLDTIGEYGRGLKPPSYHEARVTYLKKEVESVNSMLEKYKKEWKKTGCTLMSDGWTDKKSRSLTNFLVNSPSGTVFLKSIDTSAVIKDAQKLFEMLDGLVEEIGEENVVQVVTDSASAYVKAGDLLMEKRKKLFWSPCAAHCIDNILEDIGELSMFKDTIKKAREVCVYIYRHAWVLSMFIKFSDKKELKRAGVTRFATTFLTLKSFEENKLPLRAMFASEDWAKSHYASKPEAKRVGTIMLSDDRFWKSVKYCLKCVSPIVIVLRLVDGDAKPAMGYIYEAMDRAKEQIANNFNKQLTKYERVWKIIDTRWDLQLHRPLHAAGYFLNPKFQYDESFNADTKVKIGLYTTIEKMFPDIETRIKVDQQLEKFKKGEGMFGISMATSTRDKKQPGLWWESYGEECKELKSLAIRVLSLTCSATGCEGNWSTFEHVHSKKRNRLEQQRLNALVFVKYNIQLELRQAKREKRGETYDPICLSDMESTSQRKRGPRNLRHDRHEKEKTVEDEVMEDFDLDSFNGEEGIEEQGEIEDLTVLGNSNSDEDDDDLELDRN, from the exons ATGATAATGTTGCTCCTTGCACTCAATGTCCACAAGAAGTGAAAGAtctttgtattaaaattttaggagATTTCGAAATTCAAAAATCTCAACATGAGAAGGAGTGTTTTGATGTAGATGAAAGAGCTCACGGAGATCTAAATTTAGGtgaaaaaagaaagaatgtGGATGCATTCATAACTAGAGGTAAAGGAACCAAACAACAAACTTTAAATGCAATGGTAAAAAAAAGAGAACCCGTAATTCGAAGTATTTGTAGATTTCTATATGGACATGCATTACCATTTGTTTTGGTGAAGAGTCCATTATTTTCTTCTATGTTGGATACAATTGGTGAATATGGTAGAGGTTTAAAACCTCCTAGTTATCATGAAGCTAGAGTCACTTATTTGAAAAAAGAAGTGGAAAGTGTGAATTCAATGCTAGAGAAGTATAAAAAAGAATGGAAAAAAACAGGTTGTACTTTGATGTCTGACGGGTGGACTGATAAAAAATCTAGATCTCTCACTAATTTTTTAGTGAATAGTCCAAGTGGGactgtttttcttaaatctatAGACACATCTGCTGTAATCAAAGATGCACAGAAGTTATTTGAAATGCTTGATGGACTAGTGGAGGAAATTGGAGAGGAAAATGTTGTTCAGGTTGTGACTGATAGTGCTTCAGCTTATGTAAAAGCTGGGGACTTATTGATGGAAAAGAGAAAGAAATTATTTTGGTCTCCTTGTGCGGCTCACTGTATTGACAATATATTGGAGGATATAGGTGAATTGTCGATGTTTAAAGATACAATAAAGAAAGCTAGGGAAGTTTGTGTTTATATTTATAGGCATGCTTGGGTTCTTAGCATGTTTATAAAGTTTTCTGACAAGAAGGAGTTAAAAAGAGCCGGAGTTACAAGATTTGCTACAACTTTTCTCACATTGAAGAGTTTTGAGGAAAATAAACTTCCACTTAGAGCGATGTTTGCTTCAGAGGACTGGGCAAAGAGTCACTATGCTTCCAAGCCAGAAGCAAAAAGGGTGGGCACAATTATGTTATCTGATGATCGATTTTGGAAATCAGTTAAGTATTGTCTAAAGTGTGTGAGTCCAATAGTCATAGTTTTAAGACTCGTTGATGGGGATGCCAAACCGGCTATGGGGTATATTTATGAAGCAATGGATAGGGCAAAGGAGCAAATTGCAAACAATTTCAATAAGCAACTGACAAAGTATGAGCGAGTTTGGAAAATTATTGATACAAGATGGGATTTGCAACTCCATAGACCACTTCATGCAGCTGGTTATTTTCTTAATCCCAA gttTCAGTACGACGAGTCATTCAATGCTGATACGAAAGTCAAAATAGGATTATACACAACAATTGAGAAGATGTTTCCGGATATTGAAACAAGAATTAAAGTTGATCAACAAttagaaaagttcaaaaaaggAGAAGGAATGTTCGGGATAAGCATGGCTACTTCGACTAGAGATAAAAAACAACCAGGTTTATGGTGGGAAAGCTATGGAGAAGAATGTAAAGAGCTTAAAAGTCTTGCTATTAGAGTGTTAAGTTTAACATGTAGTGCTACAGGATGTGAGGGAAATTGGAGTACATTTGAGCATGTTCATTCGAAAAAGAGAAATCGTTTAGAACAACAAAGATTGAATGCTCTCGTGTTTGTTAAATATAACATTCAACTTGAATTAAGGCAAGCAAAGAGGGAGAAACGTGGTGAAACATATGATCCAATTTGTTTGAGTGATATGGAATCTACTAGCCAAAGAAAACGAGGACCAAGAAACTTGAGGCATGATAGACACGAAAAAGAAAAGACGGTTGAAGATGAGGTAATGGAAGATTTTGATTTAGATTCGTTCAATGGCGAAGAAGGAATTGAAGAACAAGGGGAAATAGAAGACTTGACAGTCTTAGGAAATAGCAATAGTGATGAGGATGACGACGATCTCGAACTTGATAGAAACTAG